The Euwallacea similis isolate ESF13 chromosome 13, ESF131.1, whole genome shotgun sequence genomic interval AAGTGCCTCAAGATttcattttaacaaattccAACGCATCGTATTCAATTAACCAAGATGTTAATTTCATGACTGATTTGTATGTGAATAATTTGCAAGTAGAGCATTCATTAAACAATATTACAGTCACTGAAGATGGTGAATTGCCAGTTCTTTTAACTGACTCACCAAAAGTCCAGTATGTATCTAGCAAAAAACGATTTGAGAACTTGTTCATCAATGACCTGGTATACCGTCAAAATGCAATAAACGAAGAAAATCTACAACAATTTAATCCGTTGATTTTGGATAATCAGAATCACAGTTTTAAAGGCGATGTAACAATAAACGGAAATGTCCAAGTTTTATCCAGGCTAAAAGCCAGGAACTTAAGACATGTTAATGATTCTCGAAGGAGCTTTGTAGATATCTTGGAGCGAGGCCTTAAACTCACAGAAAGAAAAATCCCCATACACCTTACTTTCGTGAAAACATTGGATTTGGAAGGCATAATGGTTAGCCAGATTAATCGCATGAATCCCGCAGATTGGTTGCAAATTTCAACGGATTCTCCTCAATTTGTTTCGGGGGAAAAGACGTTTTTAGGTAATCTATACTTAAGAGGACAGGTAAACATGTCTGAAATTAACAGGGTTAATGTGAAGCAATTTGAGAACGTTTTGAGAATTAATGGTGATCAAGAAATCTCAGGACCGCTAGAAGTTGAGAAAATCGTGGCTTTGAACGGGTACGATTTATGTTAGCAGACTTTAATAGCCGGTCGAATTATATTGTGAAATTTCCGAGTTTTGGAGCAGTGATCCAAGGAAATTTCTTCCTGATGTTTTATCCATATCTGCGAAGGTCGTTATCATAGATGATGAAGTGATTGGTTAGGTGATCTCCCGTGCTCCTCAATAAAAACTGAGGCGGCAACTGAATCATCCACCAGATTTATACTGTGCGACTCCAAGTAACAAAAAGATGATATCCATGTATTGAAATTAGTACACATCTCCTTGGATAATGTCCACCGCAGATATGGTTGAATTTTCAGTAACACATTTTCTTGGGCCATGGTTTGAAAACCTGGAAAACCTTTTAGAGTAGATTTATGTTGTTTTGATTAATtataaagtaattattttatcttacAGGATACGCAGTAACAATAGCGTTGAAAGCGTTTCTGCTGAGGAAACTTTAATAATCAATGGGAGTCTAACTTTAGATACACTGCATGTTTCGTCACTAACCTTAGCCGGACTAATAAATCATCGAAATATCTCTGACATAATAAGCAATTTAGTGAAAACACACAACTCACCCTTATTCACAGCATTCGGCGAAAAACACTTTACTGAATTGCACGTGGAGAATTTGATAATTCCTCCTGAAAGTTCTCAAATCCTCTCACTTCTTCAGGATGTAATAAATGATCAAATAACCCTCAATAGCAGCCTTGATTTGTTGAACAACATTAGtattaacgaaattaaatttgcaaaaaatgtaaacaacatTTCAAAAGAGGATTTCGACAGTTTAATGAGTCTAACACCAAATGAAGATATTTTCGTAATCCCTGACATGCAGTACGATCAAATCGAAGTTCTTGGTAATGTTTTCATAACGGATGATCATATAAATGGTCAAAATTTGACCACCCTAGAAAGGGAGAGCGTTAAAATCGACGAGGATCATGCATTTGATAAAGCAGTTTTTCAAGACAATCTTATTGTTGAAGGAATTATAAAACTCAAAGGAAATATTGAGAATTTAGACCTTGAAAACGTAGTGTTATACTCCTTAAATAAAGTTATCCCCATTAAAGATAAAGAATTCAAAGACATGCTGCACGTGGAGGGTAGTTTGCACATCAACAAGAAGGTTAGCGGGATTGATTTCAACAAGTTATGCAAGCATTTAATGCCTAGCGATGAGCTAAAGAGCCTAAGAATTGAAGGTAATAAGTTAATTAGCGAGGGAGAAATTGACGTTAAAACCCagtaaactaaattaaataaattataggCGATGTCATATTTATCAAAGGCCCTAAAGTTCGAAGTATTGATAACGTGTTGGTgcaagatttaataaaatctctCTGGTTTGTTGATCAGCCCGCGACTCTTTCGGGAGGTCTCATAGTTAAGAATGCCACATTCGGAAGTTCAGTTTTCGTCAAGGTATGATTCAAACCTATGCAGGGGGTAACATGTTATTATGAAGctatttcagggggcgatagtaatctgtaatgtaataaaaaaatgctaataagtCCATGGCcaaaaacgcactatttttgatatacaaaGTGGCaaagcttaaaattttttctcgtatttgaaataaataaatattaatgcgtgaattaaatttttaaaatttcgtacacctattttctttaagaccctcTACGACAAACTGTTAGAATTATCAGTAGccatctacagggtgttatgtttttttaggtcATGTACTACTTCatgctttgtatctttttttaagcaccctatataaattatgatgctaaattaaaattccttcttcaattctcTAGCTTTTTGGTTAGAGTATTTTCGTATATTTGACCGTTTTcataaaatgtacaaaaatatctatattgtaaaaatatgcatttatatcgaaaatggtgtgCTTTTGACTATGGATTTAagcatctttttattattttgcatcCCTCCCTAAGATATCTCCATGATGGTATGTCATACCCTGTAGATCTAGTTAATGGCAACTTCATCTGGAGGACAGATGTTTGATTCATTGAGTTTAAGTTCGACAGATCACCGTTCTGGCAACTTTACCAAGAGGCTAATACGACGTGGAAATAATGGAATAAAGGTACAGTATTAGTCATTATCGTGGTTTCCATGCAAATTAtcttttatgtaaaattgccAGTATATTGATCTAGAAAACCTTACGAAAATTATCCTCGAGGCAAAGTCACCAGACCGCTGTTTTTATAAAAGCTTCCTGTATTGTGAGATCCATTTTAGGACTTTGTGGACACAGTACGAATCAATgtattgtcaaaaaattaccTCAGTAAATCCAAGCCTCAGACCATCCCAGCAAGCTTCACTTTTCTAAATGTGACCTTCTCTAATGTCACAACCCCAAAACTCACCACCACCAAACTAAATGGGATCGTAATAGACGATTTACTAAAACTACTTCTGCTCCAAAATGTTTCGCAATCGTTCAGAATTTCCCCTCATTTTGAAGAAGTTCTGGTTGAAGGTACAGATGTGTAACTATTGGAATACCAATTTAATGTTATATTCTTTGTTGTAGATTTAAATACGGATGTCTTGGTGCGAGGTCTGAATTTAACACGCGATGTGATGCGTTATGATGAGTCTAATATCGTCACTGGGGCTAAAAGCTTTAGCAATCTTCACGTGGAGACTTTGAGGCTATCGAACAACACCAAAATTCAAGATGTGGATGTAGTAGATTGGCTCGATAATGCGGTTTTGACGAACGGATCGTTCAGTATTAAAGGAAAGAAGACGTTTAAAAATGCCACTTTTGATGGATATTTGAGGTAAATATCTGCGATATACTTACGTATTATGTAAAGAACTCAATTGAAAGGGGGTGGTGCGATTACACCCCAGGAGACTATTTTCTCTCCTCAATCCACCTCTCTTCATTCGGATTTCCAAGATCTCTCCTTCAGCGCCTCAGGTATTGTTCATCCCAGTTCCTCCCACATTTCTTAGCTTTCTTACCAGCCTTTTAATTCCtgttaatttcctttttaaaattgcgCATCTTCGCACTTCACGTTGAGTCTGTTTCTCAGCCCAATGAAAGCTTTTTGAGTAACTTCTGGCCCTTTGCCCATTGAGATCTCCCTTTGCAATACATCAAAGTGTGCTTTTACTTGTATGTATTCCTCATGTCGCTCATATGGGTTCCACAATTGGTGCGTTGGATATTGAATTTGATCTTCCTCAACCATTTTTTCTGTCCATCAAAAGCAAATGTGGGAACTCCATGCTTATCCTCTAGTAAGCCCAAACCTTCATGAGGGATAAGGGTGTCTTTCCTTTTCAGAAACTAATCGCAACCTATCTAAACGTGTTCCTTTCTGCTTTGTTTTTAACAACGTATTTTTACAGCGTAAGAAACAAGTTCAATAATCGAGAATTCACCAATTCAAGCGTAATGTTAACCAACATCCCTCAAACTATTACGGGTAAAAAGACTTTCATAACCAGCGACTCTAAACCCACTAAAATTAGAACTTTGAACGCCAAAGGCATGATAAATGAAATCGCATTTGAGGAACTCATTCGAGATCAGGTAAGTTTATACGGGGTCTTTGCTAAACATACGACGCAACTTAAAGGGGAATATTCTTTGGGTCAAAGCAAGGGAAAAAGTCCTATAAATGTATGTTTGGAATCGCTTCACTTCCATAATATACAGTGtccaagttttaaaaaatccatgttaaaaaacgtttttttttaacattctgtATTTCGGAAATGAAGCTATTCGGGACATATGgttataggaactttttctTATTCAGTTCCTAGGAATGTCCCCTTAAAGTTGACCTTATATATACCTACTTCTTCTTAAAAAGGCACAAACAAAACTGCATTTTAGGcatataaacaacaaaattccGTGCTGCACTCGGACATAGTCTTTTCAGGCAACGTTTCAATAGACAACCTTATCATTGACAATTTATATAACAACGTAAATATTACTGAACTCATAAGAAACGTAACAAAATTACGCAATTTGGAAACCTTGGAAGCCAAGTTTGCCAATCTCTTGGATATGGGGGAGGTCTTGGATCGCTCCCTTAAAAAGCAAAGCGTTTTGTTCAAGTACTACAAGGAAGTTATAAGCATTGAAAATGCttatgatattttcagtttGAGAGGCAAAGATAATGTGTACAGGGTTTTGAGTTTTTCCTTGGAAAAACACTTAAATGTGTTTAAAACTTTCGAGTGGGATGTTCAGAGAGAATCATTTGTATTGGCTGGTATagttttaaattggaatttctAGGTAGATGCTTTAGTGATTTGATTGGGGGTTATAGGTGAGAGTGTAGATTTATTAGGTCCAAAACCGAGTTTCCTGCAACAGATATCCTTCGGAGATGAAGATTATCTTTATATGGAACGCCCGGATAGAAGCTATGACTATCGAAGATCTTTTGTCCCAGAGCCAATCAAATCAGGCCGATTAATGCGGCTTGAAAGCCCCACTTCCTTCCAGATTGTAGCAGAGTTTTATCGCAATGGAACAGTGTCTTTGACCTCCTTTTCGCACCCTCAAACAAAACAACCCTGCCTAGTCTTCGTCGGGTATACTTTAACCTCAGTAGACATACACTGTTTAGATTCGAAACACAACATTTACTATTGGGTACAGCGCATCCCCATGATGGAAGTTTTCAAGGTAAAGCTTCTTTACTCGCATAACAAAAGGGGGggagattttaaaataattttcaggtAGCAGCCTTGGAGATTGCTGGCTCAGTTTACTTGTTTTCTGTCATAAAAGGAATGGTTTTGGATGAGTCTCAAATTGTAGTGTTCAAGAGCAAAGTTGGGCTATCACTAGAGTTTAGCTTAGTTGCTACTATTATTGAAAATGGGCAGATAAATGGTAGGTTATTTATAGATCCAAAAATATCtgttaataagaattttagaTGTTTCTTGTGCCATCATTGACGGCCTGCCTTACGTTGCTTTATCGGTGAGATCGCAAGAGTCTGCAGTGAAATCCGGCTCGATTTCTATTCACAGGTAAATTCTactgtaaaaaaatcacaaaattgcAACTGTTTTTTGAAGGTTGCATACCGAAAGCAATAAACTCACCCGATGGCAGTACATTCCCATAGAAAACCCCCTGGGAGTGCACTTGATCACTCCAAATTCATTTGCACCCCTCTTAATCATACCATCCTCCAAACGAAGCGCTCCACTGAACATTTTCAGGTACCTAGTACGGGtttgtatttgtttaattagGTAATATAgagatgaaattttgtagCTATGATGGGGTTGCTGGATTTAGGCGAATTCTGAAAGGCTCGGCTTTGCCTGTAAGCTCGAAGGTGCGAGTTATGGCTAATGGTCACTTCTTGGGGCTGATACAAGCCAATCAAGAGGTTGCGAATGTTCTGGCGGCAGTAGTGCAGAGTAAGAAACTCTAATTGCCCATGCGTCGTAtggtttttgttattgttttttccatttaCAAATCTATTTGTATAATTGTTTTAGTTAGTTTGTTAACATATATTATAAGCGATCCTTTTAAGGcgtttctgaaaaatttatttttactttcttacttatgtacaaaaaaataacttatgGTAGTCTTAGATTAATCACATAAGAACTTTGAGCAATTCCGGATTTAATCAACCACAATATCAGAAAAATTTTAGTCTGCACTtcgttttttaaagtttcctATCCTAATGTCGATTTGGGGGATGGTACTGCTTTCTACCGCAGGTGTAGTGCTACTAGGTATCTCGGTTACCGTTGCGGTGGGTCGATTGGTCACTTTGGCGGTGGTAGGTCTATTGGTGACTTTCCTAGTAGTCGGTCTTCTATTCCCAAA includes:
- the clos gene encoding uncharacterized protein clos — translated: MWLSIVICLILNLAICTFSDISENEVTVLKDSLFESIRADPILEGLQNESLSKESKSFIDEKIEKFIQLVSLSQHIPRAKRSLKEEEIENKLASINIFPEEGIPAETSQDIRLIKDRKGTSHAAVLENGGYLAIYEYYLHGNSLQRILRTNEKYSTNIATATLNNSSLIVLGDAEFIHVFEYIFRNHRLNEIQKIRAIRPKHVVLWEQDNSPFLAITQVAIVQIYQWLGRHFDHIQNITITNVKKTVPFNIHGSHYLGAVNDGQYQNKKSYSPILRFNPHSGRFEIYQRLLTEGCSDIKYFASQLHGEDHYFLVVAQSLAKFRDSNYNYSSIIYKYEDHYFIPFQTIRTNAVLWQPIQDFHGNAALVALTENGIEGFQYDGWHFSKCDIVSNDTDIKTQNVKALHTFNFNGKQVLIIISDISHQMYSVNFTSTNALKEIHSEILSWCENTLKTFSAINDTVITRGSLRGDLSEEISLTQEPQSQTSAALTQNNVTRLTLETRNSFDFFALEQALVRLENLIIGHDIKASEVVFKDTLSVDSINTMSLNGLLIDDLLDNVVNIKEGFYVNKGLMECEFIEIANISLSQMNNKSLEDYINVFSDLTLKNLTVHGSATFRGEMNVQGSINTKIQISEDSVLLSEGDQNFAGNMRVDELILDHLKANFTPKPNRFTEKISYIKNLNVKRLNIGGLMNNVYLPVLAEKSLKKTGDQVLEEPFMIGKLNVTYFNLGGTLGGKKVPQDFILTNSNASYSINQDVNFMTDLYVNNLQVEHSLNNITVTEDGELPVLLTDSPKVQYVSSKKRFENLFINDLVYRQNAINEENLQQFNPLILDNQNHSFKGDVTINGNVQVLSRLKARNLRHVNDSRRSFVDILERGLKLTERKIPIHLTFVKTLDLEGIMVSQINRMNPADWLQISTDSPQFVSGEKTFLGNLYLRGQVNMSEINRVNVKQFENVLRINGDQEISGPLEVEKIVALNGIRSNNSVESVSAEETLIINGSLTLDTLHVSSLTLAGLINHRNISDIISNLVKTHNSPLFTAFGEKHFTELHVENLIIPPESSQILSLLQDVINDQITLNSSLDLLNNISINEIKFAKNVNNISKEDFDSLMSLTPNEDIFVIPDMQYDQIEVLGNVFITDDHINGQNLTTLERESVKIDEDHAFDKAVFQDNLIVEGIIKLKGNIENLDLENVVLYSLNKVIPIKDKEFKDMLHVEGSLHINKKVSGIDFNKLCKHLMPSDELKSLRIEGDVIFIKGPKVRSIDNVLVQDLIKSLWFVDQPATLSGGLIVKNATFGSSVFVKDFVDTVRINVLSKNYLSKSKPQTIPASFTFLNVTFSNVTTPKLTTTKLNGIVIDDLLKLLLLQNVSQSFRISPHFEEVLVEDLNTDVLVRGLNLTRDVMRYDESNIVTGAKSFSNLHVETLRLSNNTKIQDVDVVDWLDNAVLTNGSFSIKGKKTFKNATFDGYLSVRNKFNNREFTNSSVMLTNIPQTITGKKTFITSDSKPTKIRTLNAKGMINEIAFEELIRDQAYKQQNSVLHSDIVFSGNVSIDNLIIDNLYNNVNITELIRNVTKLRNLETLEAKFANLLDMGEVLDRSLKKQSVLFKYYKEVISIENAYDIFSLRGKDNVYRVLSFSLEKHLNVFKTFEWDVQRESFVLAGESVDLLGPKPSFLQQISFGDEDYLYMERPDRSYDYRRSFVPEPIKSGRLMRLESPTSFQIVAEFYRNGTVSLTSFSHPQTKQPCLVFVGYTLTSVDIHCLDSKHNIYYWVQRIPMMEVFKVAALEIAGSVYLFSVIKGMVLDESQIVVFKSKVGLSLEFSLVATIIENGQINDVSCAIIDGLPYVALSVRSQESAVKSGSISIHRLHTESNKLTRWQYIPIENPLGVHLITPNSFAPLLIIPSSKRSAPLNIFSYDGVAGFRRILKGSALPVSSKVRVMANGHFLGLIQANQEVANVLAAVVQSKKL